In Desulfovibrio psychrotolerans, the DNA window TGACTCCCCTATGGTGTGTTGGTAGTTGCTTCCGCTGCCGGGAACATGCGCTGGGCAAGCTCATGGAGCATGGCGCGGGTTTCGCGTGAGGCCCGGTAGCCCAAGGCCCGGTCCAGGGCGTAACGGATGGGCTGTATATTCTGCCGGGCCAGCGGCTGAAACCGGATGGTCAGTGTGGCCCAGCGGATGAGGGTTCGGGTGGAGAAGGTCACCTCGATGGTC includes these proteins:
- a CDS encoding CbbQ/NirQ/NorQ domain-containing protein, with amino-acid sequence TIEVTFSTRTLIRWATLTIRFQPLARQNIQPIRYALDRALGYRASRETRAMLHELAQRMFPAAEATTNTP